In Eriocheir sinensis breed Jianghai 21 chromosome 43, ASM2467909v1, whole genome shotgun sequence, the sequence cctcctcgacGACGACTATGTTCCTCGAGTACAAGAAATGATTACGACTCGACTTCGATAACAACTCataattggtctctctctctctctctctctctctctctctctctctctctctctctctgataaaaaaaaaatattagaacaaTCTTTAATTCGATAAAAGTGTTCGTGTAATAAATGAAATTCGGATCCATATTAAGTCGAAGAGATGACACCCGACAGAAATTAGGatgggattaggaggaggaggaggaggaggaggaggaagaagaagaggaggaggaggaggaggagcacaagttGAGAAAGAGGCGTGTAAGAGGAACTGGGAAGAGCAAAGAGTGTTCCTACCGAGAATAtgggatgcggaggaggaggaggaggaggaggaggaggaggaagaggaggaggagggtaatcgTCGGAGCACAAGACTTCACCATCCGTATGAATTATGGTAATGCagcgtggggggggggagagagagagagagagagagagagagagagagagagagagagagagagagagagagagagagagagagagagagaataggtagcTTTCCTCACTACCACCCTGTCCTTCACAACCATTAACacctcaccatcattaccattatctacacacacacacacacacacacacacacacacacacacacacacacacacacacacacacacaatcacatcaAAAGGACGGAGACGAAGCGACGAACAAGACAACAAACAGAAgcctgacgatgacgatgatgataagacaataagagagaaaaaaaggaaaaaaaataataaggaaaaaaatgaatccTTGAAGAGACGACTCATGAAACGCCGACTATTTTACCTTCGTTGTCgtggacctttttttttataacccattcatttttttattttttttttattcgttcaaAGAGGCCTTATAGGAGACTTTTTGTTccagcttttctttttcctcctccttccctccagtcttcctctcctttttctctcatgtcccttttctcatcttcctcctcctcctcctcctcttcctctcttccttccatgctatctgtctctccctttttctttcctccctctcttcatcctcgtctctctccctacctttcacctttcttttttacttctataTTTCCCTCATTCCGTCATGTTTCCTATCTCTTCTCATGCTCTTCttccagtcctcttcctcctccttctttctcatctctccactttctccaagcttcccctcccttcttctcttcccgtttttccttcttactattctttctctcccttccacctcttacgttcttatgttcttatgtagtaaTGTCTTTAAGTTGAATAAATTAAGATTCaataaagacataggcaagaactggtttacgatcagagttgtggatgagtggaacagcttGGCAGTCATATTTTGTGTGCCAATACAGTTAAGTTAGATTTAGTTAGGTGAGGTTCAATGAAATagataagagaaacagcaacacgttatcactactctgttgtaATTGCTTCCTTTACAACAGGAGCAATTCTTTCaactactccttcctccctctttggaATGGAAACTACGCTTTCCTTGACAGAGGGGGCACCCTTCTCAACAACCTTCTGTCGAGtgacaactttttcttctgttatgGAAGGAGTAATTTTTTCAACAACtgtctgatttgtcacaacgggaaccttttcctctgttacaacagggatttcttctttctctttagaaacagtgacaatctcttctgtcgccgtaggggcagcctgttcagtagccctttcttgtgggacagcctgttcaataaccctttcttgtggggcattctgctcaatagccctttcttgtgtcacaacaggaactttttcttctgtcggcgatggggcagcctgttcaataaccctttcttgtgtcacaacaggaactttttcttctgtcggcgatggggcagcctgttcaataaccctttcttgtgtcacaacaggaactttttcttctgtcggcgatggggcagcctgttcaataaccctttcttgtgtcacaacaggaacttttccttctgttGGCGATGGGGCAACCTGTTCAATAACCCcttcttgtgggacagcctgttcaataaccctttcttgtgggacagcctgttcaataaccctttcttgtgggacagcctgttcaataaccctttcttgtgtcacaacaggaactttttcttctgtcggcgATGGGGCAAccttttcaataaccctttcttgtggggcaaccttttcaataaccctttcttgtggggcaacctgttcaataaccctttcttgtggggcagcctgttcaataaccctttcttgtggggcagcctgttcaataaccctttcttgtggggcagcctgttcaataaccccttcttgtgggacagcctgttcaataaccctttcttgtgtcacaacaggaactttttcttctgttggcgatggggcagcctgttcagtagccctttcttgtggggcaacctgttcaataaccctttcttgtgtcacaacaggaactttttcttctgttggCGATGGGGCAAccttttcaataaccctttcttgtggggcaacctgttcaataaccctttctagTGGGGTATTCTGCTCAATAATcttttcttgtgtcacaacaggaactttttcttctgtcggcgatggggcaactttttcaacaacctcctgttcAGGGACTGCCGGGACCtttccttctgtcaccgagggaataatcttttcaataaccttctctTCTGccacaacagggacttcttcttgCTCCTTAGAGACACTTACGATCTCCTCTGTCACCGGaggggcagcctgctcaacaGCCTTCTCTTTTGTCACAACGAGAACTTTTCCTTCCGTCACCGTGGGGGGAATCTTTTCAGCAACCTTCGCCGGCGTCACAGCAGGGACTGTCTTTTCAACGACTTCACCTTCTTGAATGATAGGGGCAGCACTTGGTTCTTTTACGACGCATAGGCTACGCGTAGCATTTGTTTCTTcagcctttgctttttcttccttaatcttgtttttcacgtcatcaacttggtgtttcaagtcttcaattgtTTCATTAAGATGTTTTTCGTTACGAACCTCTTTGATGTCGCTATCACTCAcattcttttcgacttctttttgaattacagtttctttctcgacatcttttccatcatctttctctgtaacattcttcctttccacagatgtcaccttggtgctttcctgtggagaaagttgttcttctttctctttaactaacacttcattcgttatattgccgggcagaatctcctttatttcctctgatCGTTCTACTGtctgaagtccatcatccttctctgtaacattcttcctttccacagatgtcaccttggtgctttcctgtggagaaagttgttcttctttctcttta encodes:
- the LOC127010430 gene encoding probable serine/threonine-protein kinase kinX isoform X13; translation: MNLFVVQTILILLGLGPFMESTGGVAGLPGLPEDNPRCAALVEAAKAEYRKLYAAGLKDSPNLMDLILTNLGIASNDTFKTIERKVFNNTDETGHETGKKTVVEKTTETDIAPNGTVSKTSETTVDIDEYGKQSGEKSVTERETVIGQTPDNETITQTVDVEKVMDEAGNEIKEEVVIKKELIVQPPTNTTDANLIVPKVGADDKGKNKTELKLGASEKSDGLEKVERSEEIKEILPGNITNEVLVKEMKEQLSPQESTKVTSVERKNVTKKDDGLQTVERSEEIKEILPGNITNEVLVKEKEEQLSPQESTKVTSVERKNVTEKDDGLQTVERSEEIKEILPGNITNEVLVKEKEEQLSPQESTKVTSVERKNVTEKDDGKDVEKETVIQKEVEKNVSDSDIKEVRNEKHLNETIEDLKHQVDDVKNKIKEEKAKAEETNATRSLCVVKEPSAAPIIQEGEVVEKTVPAVTPAKVAEKIPPTVTEGKVLVVTKEKAVEQAAPPVTEEIVSVSKEQEEVPVVAEEKVIEKIIPSVTEGKVPAVPEQEVVEKVAPSPTEEKVPVVTQEKIIEQNTPLERVIEQVAPQERVIEKVAPSPTEEKVPVVTQERVIEQAAPQERVIEQAAPQERVIEQAAPQERVIEQAVPQERVIEQAVPQERVIEQAVPQEGVIEQAAPSPTEEKVPVVTQERVIEQAAPSPTEEKVPVVTQERVIEQAAPSPTEEKVPVVTQERAIEQNAPQERVIEQAVPQERATEQAAPTATEEIVTVSKEKEEIPVVTEEKVPVVTNQTVVEKITPSITEEKVVTRQKVVEKGAPSVKESVVSIPKREEGVVERIAPVVKEAITTE
- the LOC127010430 gene encoding probable serine/threonine-protein kinase kinX isoform X36 translates to MNLFVVQTILILLGLGPFMESTGGVAGLPGLPEDNPRCAALVEAAKAEYRKLYAAGLKDSPNLMDLILTNLGIASNDTFKTIERKVFNNTDETGHETGKKTVVEKTTETDIAPNGTVSKTSETTVDIDEYGKQSGEKSVTERETVIGQTPDNETITQTVDVEKVMDEAGNEIKEEVVIKKELIVQPPTNTTDANLIVPKVGADDKGKNKTELKLGASEKSDGLEKVERSEEIKEILPGNITNEVLVKEMKEQLSPQESTKVTSVERKNVTKKDDGLQTVERSEEIKEILPGNITNEVLVKEKEEQLSPQESTKVTSVERKNVTEKDDGLQTVERSEEIKEILPGNITNEVLVKEKEEQLSPQESTKVTSVERKNVTEKDDGKDVEKETVIQKEVEKNVSDSDIKEVRNEKHLNETIEDLKHQVDDVKNKIKEEKAKAEETNATRSLCVVKEPSAAPIIQEGEVVEKTVPAVTPAKVAEKIPPTVTEGKVLVVTKEKAVEQAAPPVTEEIVSVSKEQEEVPVVAEEKVIEKIIPSVTEGKVPAVPEQEVVEKVAPSPTEEKVPVVTQEKIIEQNTPLERVIEQVAPSPTEEKVPVVTQERVIEQAAPQERVIEQAAPQERVIEQAAPSPTEEKVPVVTQERVIEQAAPSPTEEKVPVVTQERAIEQNAPQERVIEQAVPQERATEQAAPTATEEIVTVSKEKEEIPVVTEEKVPVVTNQTVVEKITPSITEEKVVTRQKVVEKGAPSVKESVVSIPKREEGVVERIAPVVKEAITTE
- the LOC127010430 gene encoding titin-like isoform X44, with product MNLFVVQTILILLGLGPFMESTGGVAGLPGLPEDNPRCAALVEAAKAEYRKLYAAGLKDSPNLMDLILTNLGIASNDTFKTIERKVFNNTDETGHETGKKTVVEKTTETDIAPNGTVSKTSETTVDIDEYGKQSGEKSVTERETVIGQTPDNETITQTVDVEKVMDEAGNEIKEEVVIKKELIVQPPTNTTDANLIVPKVGADDKGKNKTELKLGASEKSDGLEKVERSEEIKEILPGNITNEVLVKEMKEQLSPQESTKVTSVERKNVTKKDDGLQTVERSEEIKEILPGNITNEVLVKEKEEQLSPQESTKVTSVERKNVTEKDDGLQTVERSEEIKEILPGNITNEVLVKEKEEQLSPQESTKVTSVERKNVTEKDDGKDVEKETVIQKEVEKNVSDSDIKEVRNEKHLNETIEDLKHQVDDVKNKIKEEKAKAEETNATRSLCVVKEPSAAPIIQEGEVVEKTVPAVTPAKVAEKIPPTVTEGKVLVVTKEKAVEQAAPPVTEEIVSVSKEQEEVPVVAEEKVIEKIIPSVTEGKVPAVPEQEVVEKVAPSPTEEKVPVVTQEKIIEQNTPLERVIEQVAPSPTEEKVPVVTQERVIEQAAPQERVIEQAAPQERVIEQAAPSPTEEKVPVVTQERAIEQNAPQERVIEQAVPQERATEQAAPTATEEIVTVSKEKEEIPVVTEEKVPVVTNQTVVEKITPSITEEKVVTRQKVVEKGAPSVKESVVSIPKREEGVVERIAPVVKEAITTE
- the LOC127010430 gene encoding titin-like isoform X30 — encoded protein: MNLFVVQTILILLGLGPFMESTGGVAGLPGLPEDNPRCAALVEAAKAEYRKLYAAGLKDSPNLMDLILTNLGIASNDTFKTIERKVFNNTDETGHETGKKTVVEKTTETDIAPNGTVSKTSETTVDIDEYGKQSGEKSVTERETVIGQTPDNETITQTVDVEKVMDEAGNEIKEEVVIKKELIVQPPTNTTDANLIVPKVGADDKGKNKTELKLGASEKSDGLEKVERSEEIKEILPGNITNEVLVKEMKEQLSPQESTKVTSVERKNVTKKDDGLQTVERSEEIKEILPGNITNEVLVKEKEEQLSPQESTKVTSVERKNVTEKDDGLQTVERSEEIKEILPGNITNEVLVKEKEEQLSPQESTKVTSVERKNVTEKDDGKDVEKETVIQKEVEKNVSDSDIKEVRNEKHLNETIEDLKHQVDDVKNKIKEEKAKAEETNATRSLCVVKEPSAAPIIQEGEVVEKTVPAVTPAKVAEKIPPTVTEGKVLVVTKEKAVEQAAPPVTEEIVSVSKEQEEVPVVAEEKVIEKIIPSVTEGKVPAVPEQEVVEKVAPSPTEEKVPVVTQEKIIEQNTPLERVIEQVAPSPTEEKVPVVTQERVIEQAAPQERVIEQAAPQERVIEQAAPSPTEEKVPVVTQERVIEQAAPSPTEEKVPVVTQERVIEQAAPSPTEEKVPVVTQERAIEQNAPQERVIEQAVPQERATEQAAPTATEEIVTVSKEKEEIPVVTEEKVPVVTNQTVVEKITPSITEEKVVTRQKVVEKGAPSVKESVVSIPKREEGVVERIAPVVKEAITTE
- the LOC127010430 gene encoding titin-like isoform X19; this translates as MNLFVVQTILILLGLGPFMESTGGVAGLPGLPEDNPRCAALVEAAKAEYRKLYAAGLKDSPNLMDLILTNLGIASNDTFKTIERKVFNNTDETGHETGKKTVVEKTTETDIAPNGTVSKTSETTVDIDEYGKQSGEKSVTERETVIGQTPDNETITQTVDVEKVMDEAGNEIKEEVVIKKELIVQPPTNTTDANLIVPKVGADDKGKNKTELKLGASEKSDGLEKVERSEEIKEILPGNITNEVLVKEMKEQLSPQESTKVTSVERKNVTKKDDGLQTVERSEEIKEILPGNITNEVLVKEKEEQLSPQESTKVTSVERKNVTEKDDGLQTVERSEEIKEILPGNITNEVLVKEKEEQLSPQESTKVTSVERKNVTEKDDGKDVEKETVIQKEVEKNVSDSDIKEVRNEKHLNETIEDLKHQVDDVKNKIKEEKAKAEETNATRSLCVVKEPSAAPIIQEGEVVEKTVPAVTPAKVAEKIPPTVTEGKVLVVTKEKAVEQAAPPVTEEIVSVSKEQEEVPVVAEEKVIEKIIPSVTEGKVPAVPEQEVVEKVAPSPTEEKVPVVTQEKIIEQNTPLERVIEQVAPQERVIEKVAPSPTEEKVPVVTQERVIEQAAPQERVIEQAAPQERVIEQAAPQERVIEQAAPSPTEEKVPVVTQERVIEQAAPSPTEEKVPVVTQERVIEQAAPSPTEEKVPVVTQERAIEQNAPQERVIEQAVPQERATEQAAPTATEEIVTVSKEKEEIPVVTEEKVPVVTNQTVVEKITPSITEEKVVTRQKVVEKGAPSVKESVVSIPKREEGVVERIAPVVKEAITTE
- the LOC127010430 gene encoding probable serine/threonine-protein kinase kinX isoform X33, with the translated sequence MNLFVVQTILILLGLGPFMESTGGVAGLPGLPEDNPRCAALVEAAKAEYRKLYAAGLKDSPNLMDLILTNLGIASNDTFKTIERKVFNNTDETGHETGKKTVVEKTTETDIAPNGTVSKTSETTVDIDEYGKQSGEKSVTERETVIGQTPDNETITQTVDVEKVMDEAGNEIKEEVVIKKELIVQPPTNTTDANLIVPKVGADDKGKNKTELKLGASEKSDGLEKVERSEEIKEILPGNITNEVLVKEMKEQLSPQESTKVTSVERKNVTKKDDGLQTVERSEEIKEILPGNITNEVLVKEKEEQLSPQESTKVTSVERKNVTEKDDGLQTVERSEEIKEILPGNITNEVLVKEKEEQLSPQESTKVTSVERKNVTEKDDGKDVEKETVIQKEVEKNVSDSDIKEVRNEKHLNETIEDLKHQVDDVKNKIKEEKAKAEETNATRSLCVVKEPSAAPIIQEGEVVEKTVPAVTPAKVAEKIPPTVTEGKVLVVTKEKAVEQAAPPVTEEIVSVSKEQEEVPVVAEEKVIEKIIPSVTEGKVPAVPEQEVVEKVAPSPTEEKVPVVTQEKIIEQNTPLERVIEQVAPQERVIEKVAPSPTEEKVPVVTQERVIEQAAPSPTEEKVPVVTQERVIEQAAPSPTEEKVPVVTQERVIEQAAPSPTEEKVPVVTQERAIEQNAPQERVIEQAVPQERATEQAAPTATEEIVTVSKEKEEIPVVTEEKVPVVTNQTVVEKITPSITEEKVVTRQKVVEKGAPSVKESVVSIPKREEGVVERIAPVVKEAITTE
- the LOC127010430 gene encoding titin-like isoform X3 gives rise to the protein MNLFVVQTILILLGLGPFMESTGGVAGLPGLPEDNPRCAALVEAAKAEYRKLYAAGLKDSPNLMDLILTNLGIASNDTFKTIERKVFNNTDETGHETGKKTVVEKTTETDIAPNGTVSKTSETTVDIDEYGKQSGEKSVTERETVIGQTPDNETITQTVDVEKVMDEAGNEIKEEVVIKKELIVQPPTNTTDANLIVPKVGADDKGKNKTELKLGASEKSDGLEKVERSEEIKEILPGNITNEVLVKEMKEQLSPQESTKVTSVERKNVTKKDDGLQTVERSEEIKEILPGNITNEVLVKEKEEQLSPQESTKVTSVERKNVTEKDDGLQTVERSEEIKEILPGNITNEVLVKEKEEQLSPQESTKVTSVERKNVTEKDDGKDVEKETVIQKEVEKNVSDSDIKEVRNEKHLNETIEDLKHQVDDVKNKIKEEKAKAEETNATRSLCVVKEPSAAPIIQEGEVVEKTVPAVTPAKVAEKIPPTVTEGKVLVVTKEKAVEQAAPPVTEEIVSVSKEQEEVPVVAEEKVIEKIIPSVTEGKVPAVPEQEVVEKVAPSPTEEKVPVVTQERVIEQAAPSPTEEKVPVVTQERVIEQAVPQEGVIEQAAPQERVIEQAAPQERVIEQAAPQERVIEQVAPQERVIEKVAPQERVIEKVAPSPTEEKVPVVTQERVIEQAVPQERVIEQAVPQERVIEQAVPQEGVIEQAAPSPTEEKVPVVTQERVIEQAAPSPTEEKVPVVTQERVIEQAAPSPTEEKVPVVTQERAIEQNAPQERVIEQAVPQERATEQAAPTATEEIVTVSKEKEEIPVVTEEKVPVVTNQTVVEKITPSITEEKVVTRQKVVEKGAPSVKESVVSIPKREEGVVERIAPVVKEAITTE
- the LOC127010430 gene encoding titin-like isoform X4, which translates into the protein MNLFVVQTILILLGLGPFMESTGGVAGLPGLPEDNPRCAALVEAAKAEYRKLYAAGLKDSPNLMDLILTNLGIASNDTFKTIERKVFNNTDETGHETGKKTVVEKTTETDIAPNGTVSKTSETTVDIDEYGKQSGEKSVTERETVIGQTPDNETITQTVDVEKVMDEAGNEIKEEVVIKKELIVQPPTNTTDANLIVPKVGADDKGKNKTELKLGASEKSDGLEKVERSEEIKEILPGNITNEVLVKEMKEQLSPQESTKVTSVERKNVTKKDDGLQTVERSEEIKEILPGNITNEVLVKEKEEQLSPQESTKVTSVERKNVTEKDDGLQTVERSEEIKEILPGNITNEVLVKEKEEQLSPQESTKVTSVERKNVTEKDDGKDVEKETVIQKEVEKNVSDSDIKEVRNEKHLNETIEDLKHQVDDVKNKIKEEKAKAEETNATRSLCVVKEPSAAPIIQEGEVVEKTVPAVTPAKVAEKIPPTVTEGKVLVVTKEKAVEQAAPPVTEEIVSVSKEQEEVPVVAEEKVIEKIIPSVTEGKVPAVPEQEVVEKVAPSPTEEKVPVVTQEKIIEQNTPLERVIEQVAPQERVIEKVAPSPTEEKVPVVTQERVIEQAAPQERVIEQAAPQERVIEQVAPQERVIEKVAPSPTEEKVPVVTQERVIEQAVPQERVIEQAVPQERVIEQAVPQEGVIEQAAPSPTEEKVPVVTQERVIEQAAPSPTEEKVPVVTQERVIEQAAPSPTEEKVPVVTQERAIEQNAPQERVIEQAVPQERATEQAAPTATEEIVTVSKEKEEIPVVTEEKVPVVTNQTVVEKITPSITEEKVVTRQKVVEKGAPSVKESVVSIPKREEGVVERIAPVVKEAITTE
- the LOC127010430 gene encoding titin-like isoform X25, which translates into the protein MNLFVVQTILILLGLGPFMESTGGVAGLPGLPEDNPRCAALVEAAKAEYRKLYAAGLKDSPNLMDLILTNLGIASNDTFKTIERKVFNNTDETGHETGKKTVVEKTTETDIAPNGTVSKTSETTVDIDEYGKQSGEKSVTERETVIGQTPDNETITQTVDVEKVMDEAGNEIKEEVVIKKELIVQPPTNTTDANLIVPKVGADDKGKNKTELKLGASEKSDGLEKVERSEEIKEILPGNITNEVLVKEMKEQLSPQESTKVTSVERKNVTKKDDGLQTVERSEEIKEILPGNITNEVLVKEKEEQLSPQESTKVTSVERKNVTEKDDGLQTVERSEEIKEILPGNITNEVLVKEKEEQLSPQESTKVTSVERKNVTEKDDGKDVEKETVIQKEVEKNVSDSDIKEVRNEKHLNETIEDLKHQVDDVKNKIKEEKAKAEETNATRSLCVVKEPSAAPIIQEGEVVEKTVPAVTPAKVAEKIPPTVTEGKVLVVTKEKAVEQAAPPVTEEIVSVSKEQEEVPVVAEEKVIEKIIPSVTEGKVPAVPEQEVVEKVAPSPTEEKVPVVTQEKIIEQNTPLERVIEQVAPQERVIEKVAPSPTEEKVPVVTQERVIEQVAPSPTEGKVPVVTQERVIEQAAPSPTEEKVPVVTQERVIEQAAPSPTEEKVPVVTQERVIEQAAPSPTEEKVPVVTQERAIEQNAPQERVIEQAVPQERATEQAAPTATEEIVTVSKEKEEIPVVTEEKVPVVTNQTVVEKITPSITEEKVVTRQKVVEKGAPSVKESVVSIPKREEGVVERIAPVVKEAITTE
- the LOC127010430 gene encoding titin-like isoform X50, whose protein sequence is MNLFVVQTILILLGLGPFMESTGGVAGLPGLPEDNPRCAALVEAAKAEYRKLYAAGLKDSPNLMDLILTNLGIASNDTFKTIERKVFNNTDETGHETGKKTVVEKTTETDIAPNGTVSKTSETTVDIDEYGKQSGEKSVTERETVIGQTPDNETITQTVDVEKVMDEAGNEIKEEVVIKKELIVQPPTNTTDANLIVPKVGADDKGKNKTELKLGASEKSDGLEKVERSEEIKEILPGNITNEVLVKEMKEQLSPQESTKVTSVERKNVTKKDDGLQTVERSEEIKEILPGNITNEVLVKEKEEQLSPQESTKVTSVERKNVTEKDDGLQTVERSEEIKEILPGNITNEVLVKEKEEQLSPQESTKVTSVERKNVTEKDDGKDVEKETVIQKEVEKNVSDSDIKEVRNEKHLNETIEDLKHQVDDVKNKIKEEKAKAEETNATRSLCVVKEPSAAPIIQEGEVVEKTVPAVTPAKVAEKIPPTVTEGKVLVVTKEKAVEQAAPPVTEEIVSVSKEQEEVPVVAEEKVIEKIIPSVTEGKVPAVPEQEVVEKVAPSPTEEKVPVVTQEKIIEQNTPLERVIEQVAPQERVIEKVAPSPTEEKVPVVTQERVIEQAAPQERVIEQAAPQERVIEQVAPQERVIEKAVPQERATEQAAPTATEEIVTVSKEKEEIPVVTEEKVPVVTNQTVVEKITPSITEEKVVTRQKVVEKGAPSVKESVVSIPKREEGVVERIAPVVKEAITTE
- the LOC127010430 gene encoding probable serine/threonine-protein kinase kinX isoform X40, whose amino-acid sequence is MNLFVVQTILILLGLGPFMESTGGVAGLPGLPEDNPRCAALVEAAKAEYRKLYAAGLKDSPNLMDLILTNLGIASNDTFKTIERKVFNNTDETGHETGKKTVVEKTTETDIAPNGTVSKTSETTVDIDEYGKQSGEKSVTERETVIGQTPDNETITQTVDVEKVMDEAGNEIKEEVVIKKELIVQPPTNTTDANLIVPKVGADDKGKNKTELKLGASEKSDGLEKVERSEEIKEILPGNITNEVLVKEMKEQLSPQESTKVTSVERKNVTKKDDGLQTVERSEEIKEILPGNITNEVLVKEKEEQLSPQESTKVTSVERKNVTEKDDGLQTVERSEEIKEILPGNITNEVLVKEKEEQLSPQESTKVTSVERKNVTEKDDGKDVEKETVIQKEVEKNVSDSDIKEVRNEKHLNETIEDLKHQVDDVKNKIKEEKAKAEETNATRSLCVVKEPSAAPIIQEGEVVEKTVPAVTPAKVAEKIPPTVTEGKVLVVTKEKAVEQAAPPVTEEIVSVSKEQEEVPVVAEEKVIEKIIPSVTEGKVPAVPEQEVVEKVAPSPTEEKVPVVTQERVIEQAAPQERVIEQAAPQERVIEQAAPSPTEEKVPVVTQERVIEQAAPSPTEEKVPVVTQERVIEQAAPSPTEEKVPVVTQERAIEQNAPQERVIEQAVPQERATEQAAPTATEEIVTVSKEKEEIPVVTEEKVPVVTNQTVVEKITPSITEEKVVTRQKVVEKGAPSVKESVVSIPKREEGVVERIAPVVKEAITTE
- the LOC127010430 gene encoding titin-like isoform X39, which translates into the protein MNLFVVQTILILLGLGPFMESTGGVAGLPGLPEDNPRCAALVEAAKAEYRKLYAAGLKDSPNLMDLILTNLGIASNDTFKTIERKVFNNTDETGHETGKKTVVEKTTETDIAPNGTVSKTSETTVDIDEYGKQSGEKSVTERETVIGQTPDNETITQTVDVEKVMDEAGNEIKEEVVIKKELIVQPPTNTTDANLIVPKVGADDKGKNKTELKLGASEKSDGLEKVERSEEIKEILPGNITNEVLVKEMKEQLSPQESTKVTSVERKNVTKKDDGLQTVERSEEIKEILPGNITNEVLVKEKEEQLSPQESTKVTSVERKNVTEKDDGLQTVERSEEIKEILPGNITNEVLVKEKEEQLSPQESTKVTSVERKNVTEKDDGKDVEKETVIQKEVEKNVSDSDIKEVRNEKHLNETIEDLKHQVDDVKNKIKEEKAKAEETNATRSLCVVKEPSAAPIIQEGEVVEKTVPAVTPAKVAEKIPPTVTEGKVLVVTKEKAVEQAAPPVTEEIVSVSKEQEEVPVVAEEKVIEKIIPSVTEGKVPAVPEQEVVEKVAPSPTEEKVPVVTQEKIIEQNTPLERVIEQVAPQERVIEKVAPSPTEEKVPVVTQERVIEQAAPQERVIEQAAPQERVIEQAAPQERVIEQAAPSPTEEKVPVVTQERAIEQNAPQERVIEQAVPQERATEQAAPTATEEIVTVSKEKEEIPVVTEEKVPVVTNQTVVEKITPSITEEKVVTRQKVVEKGAPSVKESVVSIPKREEGVVERIAPVVKEAITTE
- the LOC127010430 gene encoding probable serine/threonine-protein kinase kinX isoform X29 — translated: MNLFVVQTILILLGLGPFMESTGGVAGLPGLPEDNPRCAALVEAAKAEYRKLYAAGLKDSPNLMDLILTNLGIASNDTFKTIERKVFNNTDETGHETGKKTVVEKTTETDIAPNGTVSKTSETTVDIDEYGKQSGEKSVTERETVIGQTPDNETITQTVDVEKVMDEAGNEIKEEVVIKKELIVQPPTNTTDANLIVPKVGADDKGKNKTELKLGASEKSDGLEKVERSEEIKEILPGNITNEVLVKEMKEQLSPQESTKVTSVERKNVTKKDDGLQTVERSEEIKEILPGNITNEVLVKEKEEQLSPQESTKVTSVERKNVTEKDDGLQTVERSEEIKEILPGNITNEVLVKEKEEQLSPQESTKVTSVERKNVTEKDDGKDVEKETVIQKEVEKNVSDSDIKEVRNEKHLNETIEDLKHQVDDVKNKIKEEKAKAEETNATRSLCVVKEPSAAPIIQEGEVVEKTVPAVTPAKVAEKIPPTVTEGKVLVVTKEKAVEQAAPPVTEEIVSVSKEQEEVPVVAEEKVIEKIIPSVTEGKVPAVPEQEVVEKVAPSPTEEKVPVVTQEKIIEQNTPLERVIEQVAPSPTEEKVPVVTQERVIEQVAPSPTEGKVPVVTQERVIEQAAPSPTEEKVPVVTQERVIEQAAPSPTEEKVPVVTQERVIEQAAPSPTEEKVPVVTQERAIEQNAPQERVIEQAVPQERATEQAAPTATEEIVTVSKEKEEIPVVTEEKVPVVTNQTVVEKITPSITEEKVVTRQKVVEKGAPSVKESVVSIPKREEGVVERIAPVVKEAITTE